The window AGCCCTTCCCCCGCAAACTGCGCGGGGGAAGGGAGCCAGTAGAGTGCGCGGGGCCAGCCGTAGCGCAGTCGAATTCTCCTCTCCCCCATGGGGTTTATGGGGGAGAGGCCGGGAGAGGGGGGCGGCCAGGGCCATGCGCCGGGTTTGCCGAAGCGCACCTCTCGTCGCCTGCGTTCCGGTCCAGCGCACGAGCCCAGCCGCAGCGCAATTCAGGTCTCCCCCTCCCCTGCGCAGCGGCGGACGGGGGCCGGGGGGAGGGGGCTCCCGCGGCATGCGAGGCAGCCAGTCGGCGCGGATCGACGTGCTCCCCTCTCCCGGCGCAGTTTGCCGGGGGAGGGGCGGGGGAGGGGCCAGTTTGCGGGGGAGGGGCCGGGGGAGGGGCCGGGGGAGGGGGAACCCGTCGCACCAATGTTGCGTGCGCATCCGGGCCCGAACCGTTATTCTACCGGGCCGGCCCGGAGCCACCGAACCAGAAGGCGCGCATTGACGGTTGACGACCTGCTGCGCTCCAAGCGCGAATCGCTTGCGCTGGAGCTCCTGACCGACGAACGCGGGCTGTCGCGCACCATCCACACCCCCGACATCAGCTCGCCGGGGCTGGTGCTCACCGGCTACACCGAGCGGTTTCCCGCCGAGCGCATGCAGGTGCTGGGCGAAACCGAGGTCGCTTTCCTGGAATCGCTGGACGAAGACCGCCGCCGCGCCGCGCTCGAGGTGTTCCTGGCGTTCGACATTCCGGTCGTCTTCGTCACCAAGGGGCAGACGCCGCCGCCGCCGCTGCTGGAGCTGGCCAACCAGACGGGCACACCCGTCATCCGCTCGGCGCTCAAGACCGCCGACTTCTACACCCGCATCAAGCCCTTCCTGGAAGAGCGGTTCGCGCCCCGGACCACCCTCCACGGATCGCTGGCCGACGTGTACGGGGTAGGACTGCTGTTCGTGGGCAAGAGCGGCATCGGCAAGAGCGAGACGGTGCTGGACCTGGTGGAGCGCGGGCACCGGCTCGTCGCCGACGACCTGGTGATGATCACGCGGCGCGGGCACGAGGTGCTGATCGGCAAGGGGCACGACCTGCAGCGGCACCACATGGAAATCCGCGGGGTAGGGATCATCGACATCCGCACCATGTTCGGCATCCGAGCCATCCGCCAGCAGAAGCGCATCGAGGTGGTGGTGCAGCTGGAGATCTGGGACGAGAACGCGGTGTACGACCGCACGGGGCTCGACACGAAGACCATGGACATCCTGGGCATCCCCGTGCCGATGGTGACGGTGCCGCTGGTGCCGGGAAAGAACATCACCGTGGTGTGCGAGGTGGTGGCCATGAACCACCTTCTGAAATACTCGGGCGTCGACACCGCCCGCCTGTTCAACCAGCGGCTTCAGCAGCGCATGGCGGGGGTGTCGGACTACCTGGAGGAAGATTATGAATGAGCCGGTGCGGGGGCTGGTGGTGAGCCACGCGTCGCTTGCCGAGGGGCTGGTGCAGTCCGTGCGGCAGATTGCCGGGGCCG is drawn from Longimicrobium sp. and contains these coding sequences:
- the hprK gene encoding HPr(Ser) kinase/phosphatase translates to MTVDDLLRSKRESLALELLTDERGLSRTIHTPDISSPGLVLTGYTERFPAERMQVLGETEVAFLESLDEDRRRAALEVFLAFDIPVVFVTKGQTPPPPLLELANQTGTPVIRSALKTADFYTRIKPFLEERFAPRTTLHGSLADVYGVGLLFVGKSGIGKSETVLDLVERGHRLVADDLVMITRRGHEVLIGKGHDLQRHHMEIRGVGIIDIRTMFGIRAIRQQKRIEVVVQLEIWDENAVYDRTGLDTKTMDILGIPVPMVTVPLVPGKNITVVCEVVAMNHLLKYSGVDTARLFNQRLQQRMAGVSDYLEEDYE